A genomic window from Passer domesticus isolate bPasDom1 chromosome Z, bPasDom1.hap1, whole genome shotgun sequence includes:
- the NPR2 gene encoding atrial natriuretic peptide receptor 2, which produces MAPPLPLPLLLLALLPPPVPAGAGRRAATPDGAPANLTVAVVLPERNVSYAWAWPRVGPALSLALEALERGEPPLLPRPFSVRVEFMSSELEGACSEYVAPLNAVDLKLYHDPDVLFGPGCVYPAASVGRFASHWRLPLITGGAVAAGFSRKREHYSTTVRTGPSAPKLGAFVSHLHAHFNWSARAVLLYVDRKTDDRPYYFTVEGVYQELQDGNNLTVTVHIYSPEEGGPDSAVHFIKANGRVVYLCGPPEMLRQIMQLAQQENLTNGDYVFFYLDVFGESLRGDSARDPFKPWQESPGQDSGLREAFQMVLVITYYEPQNPEYQHFQTQLILRAKQKFGVQLNYSLMNLVAGCFYDGMLLYAMVLNETLREGGSKKNATHIIEKMRDRKFQGVTGLVSMDSNNDRDTDFNLWAMSDPKTGQYEVVGHYSGVEKQIHWLGRPIPWVKGAPPLDNPPCVFDVDDPSCDKTALSMLAIVALGTGLTFVMFGISSFLIFRKLMLEKELASMLWRIRWDELQFGSPERYHKAAGSRLTLSLRGSSYGSLMTTHGKYQIFANTGHFKGNVVAIKHINKKRIELTRQVLFELKHMRDIQFNHLTRFIGACIDPPNICIITEYCPRGSLQDVLENESINLDWMFRYSLINDIVKGMAFLHNSIIGHHGSLKSSNCVVDSRFVLKITDYGLASFRSPSDSEDTHALYAKKLWTAPELLQKGHLPTPGMQKADVYSFGIIVQEVALRNGPFYIEGMDLSPKEIVQKVRNSQKPFFRPSIDIGVHSEELAVLMERCWAQEPAERPDFSQIKIFIRRFNKEGSTSILDNLLSRMEQYANNLEKLVEERTQAYLEEKRKAENLLYQILPHSVAEQLKRGETVRAEAFDSVTIYFSDIVGFTALSAESTPMQVVMLLNDLYTCFDAIIDNFDVYKVETIGDAYMVVSGLPVRNGKLHAREIVRMALALLEAVKTFKIRHRPNDQLHLRIGIHTGPVCAGVVGLKMPRYCLFGDTVNTASRMESNGQALKIHVSSATKEVLDEFGCFELELRGDVEMKGKGKMRTYWLLGERKDP; this is translated from the exons ATGGCtccgccgctgccgctgccgctgctgctgctggcgctgctgccgccgccggtaccggcgggcgcggggcggcgggcggcgacCCCCGACGGGGCGCCCGCCAACTTGACGGTGGCGGTGGTGCTGCCGGAGCGCAACGTGAGCTACGCGTGGGCTTGGCCGCGCGTGGGTCCGGCGCTCAGCCTGGCGCTGGAAGCGCTGGAGCGGGGCgagccgccgctgctgccgcggCCCTTCTCGGTGCGCGTCGAGTTCATGAGCTCGGAGCTGGAGGGCGCCTGCTCCGAGTACGTGGCACCGCTCAACGCCGTGGACCTGAAGCTCTACCACGACCCCGACGTGCTGTTCGGGCCGGGCTGCGTGTACCCCGCCGCGTCCGTGGGGCGCTTCGCCTCTCACTGGCGGCTGCCCCTCATCACCGGCGGGGCCGTGGCCGCGGGGTTCAGCCGCAAACGGGAGCACTACAGCACCACGGTGCGCACCGGGCCCTCGGCGCCCAAACTGGGCGCCTTCGTCTCCCACCTCCACGCGCACTTCAACTGGAGCGCCCGCGCCGTGCTCCTCTACGTGGACCGCAAGACCGACGACCGGCCCTACTACTTCACCGTCGAGGGTGTctaccaggagctgcaggatggCAACAACCTCACCGTCACCGTCCACATCTACTCTCCCGAGGAGGGCGGCCCCGACAGCGCCGTCCACTTCATCAAAGCCAACGGGCGCG TGGTGTATCTCTGTGGGCCGCCGGAGATGCTGCGGCAGATCATGCAGCTGGCGCAACAGGAGAACCTCACCAACGGCGACTACGTCTTCTTCTACCTGGATGTCTTCGGGGAGAGCCTGCGGGGCGACTCTGCCCGTGACCCCTTCAAGCCCTGGCAGGAGAGCCCGGGCCAGGACTCAGGACTGCGTGAGGCTTTCCAG ATGGTGCTGGTGATCACCTACTATGAGCCCCAAAACCCTGAGTACCAGCATTTCCAAACCCAGCTCATTCTGCGAGCTAAGCAGAAATTTGGGGTGCAGCTCAACTACTCCCTG ATGAACCTGGTGGCGGGGTGTTTCTATGATGGGATGCTGCTGTACgccatggtgctgaatgagacTCTGCGTGAGGGCGGCTCCAAGAAAAACGCCACCCACATCATCGAGAAGATGCGGGACCGCAAGTTCCAGG GCGTCACAGGGCTTGTGAGCATGGACAGCAACAATGACCGGGACACTGACTTCAACCTATGGGCCATGAGTGACCCCAAGACCGGGCAGTATGAG GTGGTGGGACACTACTCGGGTGTGGAGAAGCAAATTCACTGGCTGGGACGACCCATCCCCTGGGTGAAGGGGGCTCCCCCCTTGGACAACCCTCCTTGTGTCTTTGATGTGGATGACCCCTCCTGTGATAAAA CCGCCCTCTCTATGCTGGCCATCGTGGCTTTGGGCACTGGCCTCACCTTTGTCATGTTTGGCATCTCCAGCTTCCTCATCTTCAG GAAGCTGATGCTGGAGAAGGAGCTTGCCAGCATGCTCTGGAGGATCCGCTGGGATGAGCTGCAGTTTGGAAGTCCTGAGCGGTACCACaaggcagcaggcagccggctcaCCTTGTCCCTG CGTGGCTCCAGCTATGGCTCCTTGATGACCACTCATGGCAAGTACCAGATCTTCGCCAACACCGGCCACTTCAAG GGCAATGTTGTGGCCATTAAGCACATCAACAAGAAGCGCATCGAGTTGACGCGGCAGGTGCTCTTCGAGCTAAAGCAT ATGCGAGACATCCAGTTCAACCACCTGACCCGCTTCATCGGGGCGTGCATCGACCCCCCCAACATCTGCATCATCACCGAGTACTGCCCCCGGGGCAGTCTGCAG GATGTCCTGGAGAACGAGAGCATCAACCTGGACTGGATGTTTCGCTACTCTCTCATCAATGACATTGTCAAG GGAATGGCCTTCCTGCACAACAGCATCATTGGCCATCACGGCAGCCTCAAGTCATCCAACTGCGTGGTGGACAGCCGCTTCGTGCTGAAGATCACCGACTATGGCCTGGCCAGCTTCCGCTCGCCCAGCGACAGCGAGGACACACATGCGCTCTATGCCA agaagctgtggacagccccagagctgctgcagaagggACACCTGCCCACCCCGGGCATGCAGAAAGCTGATGTCTACAGCTTCGGCATCATCGTGCAGGAGGTTGCTTTGCGCAACGGCCCCTTCTACATCGAGGGCATGGACCTGAGCCCTAAAG AGATCGTGCAGAAGGTGCGTAACAGCCAGAAGCCCTTCTTCCGCCCCTCCATCGACATCGGGGTGCACAGcgaggagctggcagtgctgatgGAACGCTGCTGGGCGCAGGAGCCGGCCGAGCGCCCGGACTTCAGCCAGATCAAGATCTTCATCCGTAGATTCAACAA GGAGGGAAGCACCAGCATCCTGGACAACCTGCTGTCACGCATGGAACAGTATGCCAACAACCTGGAGAAGCTGGTGGAAGAGAGGACACAGGCCTACCTGGAGGAGAAGCGCAAGGCAGAGAACCTCCTCTACCAGATTCTGCCCCA TtctgtggcagagcagctgaAGCGTGGTGAGACAGTACGGGCTGAGGCTTTCGACAGTGTCACCATCTACTTCAGTGACATCGTGGGCTTCACCGCCCTCTCGGCAGAGAGCACTCCTATGCAG GTCGTGATGCTGCTGAATGATCTCTACACTTGCTTTGATGCCATTATCGACAATTTTGACGTCTACAAG GTGGAGACCATCGGGGATGCCTACATGGTGGTCTCAGGGCTGCCGGTGCGCAATGGGAAGCTGCACGCCCGGGAGATTGTCCGTatggccctggccctgctcgAGGCTGTCAAAACCTTCAAGATCCGTCACCGTCCCAACGACCAGCTCCACCTGCGCATCGGCATACACACCG GTCCCGTGTGCGCCGGAGTGGTGGGTCTGAAGATGCCGCGGTACTGCCTCTTCGGGGACACGGTGAACACCGCATCCCGCATGGAATCCAACGGCCAAG CCCTGAAGATCCATGTCTCATCTGCCACCAAAGAAGTCCTGGATGAGTTCGGCTGCTTTGAGCTGGAGCTGCGTGGCGATGTGGAAATGAAG GGCAAGGGAAAGATGCGGACATACTGGCTGCTGGGTGAGAGGAAAGACCCTTAA